In Perognathus longimembris pacificus isolate PPM17 chromosome 3, ASM2315922v1, whole genome shotgun sequence, a single window of DNA contains:
- the Ankk1 gene encoding ankyrin repeat and protein kinase domain-containing protein 1 → MAAKAVEQRLGSLTVFTQDDFEDDWHRVASGGFGQVFLARHKRWRTQYAIKCSPYLQHDASSSDVNCLIEEAAKMEKVKFQHIVSIYGVCRQPLGIVMEFMANGSLEKMLATHCLGWQLRFRIIHETSLAMNFLHSLRPLLLHLDLKPGNILLDNNMHVKISDFGLSKWMEQSTGMQYIERSALRGTLSYIPPEMFLDSNKAPGPKYDVYSFGIVVWELLTQKKPYEGLNMMAVIIRVATGMRPTLQLASDEWPGEVQQMADLMRRCWDQDPKERPCFLDITIETDMLLSLLQSPVADPECEALARKVSCKPSLHQAREVSEEVNQELTDNDSEDSLKRVLQFSDSESLVPSEEELPVYENKVTPLHFLVAQGCVEQVKRLLAHELDVDCQTASGYTPLLIAAQDQQADLCALLLAHGADANLADEDNWAPLHFAAQNGDDRTARLLLDGGALVDAQEHEGWTPLHLAVQNNSESVARLLVSRHADPNKHEAEGKTPLHVAAYFGHVGLVKLLAGQGAELDARQRNLRTPLHLAVERGKVRAIQLLLKSGAALDALDQGGYSPLHVAAARGKYLICKMLLRYGANLELPTQQGWTPLHLATYKGHLEIIHLLAENQADVGALGGMDWTPLHLAARHREEVVVSALLRGGADPNAAEQSGWTPLHLAVQRGAFLSVIHLLEHRADVHARNKVGWTPAHLAALQGNTAILKVLVKAGAQLDVQDGVGCTPLQLALRSQNQGMVAFLEGKEPSLVILGAEPGAQTEV, encoded by the exons ATGGCCGCTAAGGCCGTGGAACAGCGACTAGGCAGCCTTACGGTCTTCACCCAAGACGATTTCGAGGATGACTGGCACCGAGTAGCCAGCGGTGGCTTTGGCCAGGTGTTCCTGGCCCGGCACAAGCGCTGGAGAACCCAGTATGCCATCAAGTGCTCCCCCTACCTCCAGCACGATGCCAGCAG CTCTGATGTGAATTGCCTCATTGAAGAAGCAGCCAAAATGGAGAAGGTCAAGTTCCAACACATCGTATCCATCTACGGAGTGTGCAGACAGCCCCTGGGCATCGTCATGGAGTTCATGGCCAACGGCTCTCTGGAGAAGATGCTGGCCACCCACTGCCTCGGCTGGCAGCTCAGGTTCCGCATCATCCACGAGACGAGCTTGGCCATGAACTTCCTCCACAGCCTGCGGCCACTTCTGCTCCACCTGGACCTCAAGCCCGGCAACATCCTACTGGACAACAACATGCATGTCAAG aTTTCCGACTTTGGCCTGTCCAAGTGGATGGAGCAGTCGACCGGGATGCAGTACATCGAGAGGTCAGCTCTGCGGGGCACGCTCAGCTACATCCCCCCTGAGATGTTCTTGGACAGTAACAAGGCTCCGGGGCCCAAATATGATGTGTACAG CTTTGGGATTGTCGTCTGGGAGCTCCTCACTCAGAAGAAACCATACGAGG GGCTCAACATGATGGCCGTCATCATCCGTGTGGCCACGGGCATGCGGCCCACCCTGCAGCTTGCCTCTGACGAGTGGCCAGGCGAGGTGCAGCAGATGGCGGACCTGATGAGACGCTGCTGGGACCAGGACCCCAAGGAGAGGCCGTGCTTCCTAG ATATCACCATTGAGACGGATATGCTTCTGTCCCTGCTCCAGAGCCCGGTGGCAGACCCGGAGTGCGAGGCCCTGGCTCGGAAGGTGTCCTGCAAACCATCGCTGCACCAGGCCAGAGAG GTCAGTGAAGAAGTCAACCAGGAGCTGACAGACAATG ACTCGGAAGACTCCTTGAAGCGGGTGCTGCAGTTCTCTGACAGCGAGAGCCTGGTCCCCAGCGAGGAGGAGCTGCCGGTCTATGAGAACAAGGTGACTCCTCTCCACTTCCTGGTGGCCCAGGGCTGCGTGGAGCAGGTGAAGCGGCTGCTGGCCCACGAGCTGGACGTGGACTGCCAGACGGCCTCTGGCTACACCCCTCTCCTCATCGCCGCCCAGGACCAGCAGGCTGACCTGTGCGCCCTGCTCCTGGCCCACGGCGCCGATGCCAACCTGGCCGACGAGGACAACTGGGCCCCGCTGCACTTTGCAGCCCAGAATGGAGACGACCGTACCGCCCGCCTGCTTCTGGATGGCGGGGCCCTCGTGGATGCCCAGGAGCACGAGGGCTGGACGCCACTCCACCTCGCCGTGCAGAACAACTCGGAGAGCGTGGCCCGCCTCCTCGTCTCCCGCCACGCTGACCCCAACAAGCACGAGGCGGAGGGCAAGACGCCCCTCCACGTGGCGGCCTACTTCGGCCATGTGGGCCTCGTCAAGCTGCTGGCGGGCCAGGGGGCCGAGCTGGACGCTCGGCAGCGGAACCTGAGGACGCCGTTGCACCTGGCTGTGGAGCGAGGCAAAGTGAGGGCCATCCAACTGCTGTTGAAAAGTGGGGCGGCCCTCGACGCCCTGGACCAGGGTGGCTACAGCCCCCTGCACGTGGCTGCCGCCAGGGGCAAATACCTGATCTGCAAGATGCTGCTCAGATACGGGGCGAACCTCGAGCTGCCCACCCAACAGGGCTGGACGCCCCTGCATCTAGCAACCTACAAAGGCCACCTGGAGATCATCCACCTGCTGGCGGAGAATCAGGCCGACGTGGGGGCTCTGGGAGGCATGGACTGGACCCCTCTGCACCTCGCAGCCCGCCACAGGGAGGAGGTGGTGGTCTCGGCGCTGCTACGGGGTGGGGCTGACCCCAATGCTGCCGAGCAGTCGGGCTGGACCCCCCTCCACCTGGCAGTGCAGAGGGGGGCCTTCCTGAGCGTCATCCACCTCCTGGAGCACCGCGCAGATGTCCACGCCCGCAACAAGGTGGGCTGGACACCCGCTCACCTGGCCGCTCTGCAGGGCAACACAGCCATCCTCAAAGTCCTGGTCAAGGCTGGCGCCCAGCTAGACGTCCAGGATGGAGTGGGCTGCACACCCCTGCAGCTGGCTCTGCGGAGCCAAAACCAGGGGATGGTGGCTTTCCTGGAGGGCAAGGAGCCCTCGCTGGTCATTCTGGGTGCAGAGCCAGGAGCTCAAACGGAAGTTTAG